The DNA segment TAATATTACAGAGTTCACAACTAAGAATGAAGTTAGACGATGCGATCATGTTAAGCCTGCCATAAATCCGCGATCAACACGACTTGTTTTGATTACCGGATGGTTTTAACACTTCCACTCTAGAAACTATAAGGTACCCTGATTGTTAGTTGAAAATCAGGTGTATCTTCTGTCAGCCCTGCTGCGGCACTTACGTTTACCGATAATTTCGGATTAATGGCCAAGTTGGCACCAAAGCTTACCGTATCCAATTGTAACAGTTGAGCACTATCAGCACTGGCCCCATTCACTTCACTTTTAAGGATGGTTTTGTGAGCAAGACCAAGAGAAAAAGAGAAATTAGGATTAACAGCAAAACCCATCCCAGCCCCTAAAGAGATCGTATCACCGAGAGTAATTTCTGCCTCACTGTCGCCAAAATCAACTGTATCCTTAAAATTGTATATATAACCAAGATTCACAAAAAGAACCGCAGGATCTGTCGGATAAATCATTGTCAAACTCGGTTCAACACTCCAAAAACCCGATCCCGTTGGTACATCGGTAAACGTATTGGTTGTTGTATCAAGATCCAAATCATAAGGGGATTTACCCGTTGTCGATTTAACCTTTAACCCACCAACCCAAAATGGCGCGCTGTCCATATTTAATTGATAACGCAATGCCGCTTCTATATCTCCCATGGCAGATCCATCTAACGTCAACACTTCTGTGTCATCAGAGGCGCCATCTTGAATTGGTCGCGTAGAAATTTGATCATTTCGATAAACCCACGGAATACGTACTTCAGCTTCAAGTCGATTGGTAATACCATATCGTCCCGTTAGTCCTACGGTGATAGTAGTACGATCTGAGTCACTGACCTCTATTCGCCCAACGATTAACGTTGGCAAAATTGTATATCCTACGATAGAAACTTTATTTGATGAGTTCTGAGAATAATTAAATGAGGCGTCTAAAACAAAGGTACCCCGTGGCGTCAATACACCGGGCTGCTCAAATACATCCGCTACCGTTTGGATTCTTTTTTGAGGCTCTTCTTGTTGAGGTTGGTTTGATGGGCTTTGTTCGCCTTCAGCCAAACATACCGTTGGCAATAAACTGCAGCACACCCAATATAATTTACTATTGATTTTATTCACGGCTCACCTCTCCAACACTATTATTTTTTACTCATTAAGAAGTAATAGTTGTTGTACGAGGAAGACGCCATAATGCTTAAGGACCAAATCATCCGCATCAAATAATGTTAGAAGTACTACTTGATATATAAAAAATAGACTGCTGCTATTTTCAATACTCTG comes from the Vibrio sp. DW001 genome and includes:
- a CDS encoding transporter — encoded protein: MAEGEQSPSNQPQQEEPQKRIQTVADVFEQPGVLTPRGTFVLDASFNYSQNSSNKVSIVGYTILPTLIVGRIEVSDSDRTTITVGLTGRYGITNRLEAEVRIPWVYRNDQISTRPIQDGASDDTEVLTLDGSAMGDIEAALRYQLNMDSAPFWVGGLKVKSTTGKSPYDLDLDTTTNTFTDVPTGSGFWSVEPSLTMIYPTDPAVLFVNLGYIYNFKDTVDFGDSEAEITLGDTISLGAGMGFAVNPNFSFSLGLAHKTILKSEVNGASADSAQLLQLDTVSFGANLAINPKLSVNVSAAAGLTEDTPDFQLTIRVPYSF